Genomic segment of Bos taurus isolate L1 Dominette 01449 registration number 42190680 breed Hereford chromosome X, ARS-UCD2.0, whole genome shotgun sequence:
CTAATTAAACTTTATTAAACAATATTTgggggagaaaaacaaataaaaaaaaagttatatgtcCAAATCACCCATATACAATAGAAACATGAAAATGCTAATAGACTGTTCCACCCTAGCCCTCCATTACATGGAACACTGACTGTTGTCTTCAGATGAAGACTGAAGAAACTGCTTTGGACTTCACTCAGGGCAGAAGAGGTTGCTGGACATGACACTGGAATTTTCACTGGCCATGGCCAGTAGTATCATCCCCGGGGGCAGTTCTGGCCTGGGCTCTCTCATCTCTCAAAGCTTCCTCATACCAGAATAAGAAGGAAGTGGGGTCAGTCCCACTGATCTTGGCAAAAAACTCCAGGACTTTCATCTTGCTGGTTTCAGCATAGGCCCTTGGACCCCAAAGGAATTCATAGCGTGGAGGATCACTGTGAGGCACCTGCCGATACTGTAGATATTGTTCCTCCACCAAATCTTTGGTGATGAGTTTCCTGGGCTCCCCATAGATGAAATCCTCCTGCCCAGCATACACCCCCATCGTATTCAATGCTTTCCAGATTTTCTCCTCAGGGGCACAGTTGCCCTCCATGAAGATCATACCCAGGATAAGTATCAGGAAGCCAGTCTTGGGCATTCCCCCATCATTACTCAGCATCCCATCATAGGTGAGGTTGAGCGTTTTGACAAGCTCATAGGAGTGTCCCGTGGGGTCCACTTCTTTCACTTCAATGCCAAAGACAACCTCCATGCACTCACAGACTTTGCTGAAGATCTCAGGGAAGTTTTCCTTGTGTTCTCTGATGACACTCCTCAGCATTTCTGCTTTTGTGATGGGTTCCTTTGTTACATATTTGACACACAGGAACTGCATCAGTTCAGCCACCTTGTTGTTTAGCTCACCACTGAGCGAAGACTCAGGATCTGGTGGAGTCTGGGAGATGCTGGGCTCCTCCTCCAATTGGCTTCTGGAATTCTCATCAGTTTGACTCAGTGGAGTGGCTGAGGTGGCAGTGGGTGAGAAGCAGGCTCCCTGAGAACTCTGGACAGCACTCAGTGCCCCAGTGGCAGGCACCTCCTCTGTAGTTCCAGGGATCAATGGGGTAAGGGAAGAGGAGATGGTGGACTTGGGGCAGGAGGTGGCCTCTTCCTTCTGAGCCATGGGAGCCTGCACACATTCTAGGCCCTGTGCCTCTTTTGGGGCCTGAAGGTCTTCCTCAAGCTTGCAGCACTCACTCTTCTGACCCAGAGACATGATGGCTGGTATTGGATGTAGCCAGCAGGACAATGGGACCCTGGGAGAGCAAGAGAGATGGTCAGTGGCCTCAGCTGAGAAAATTCCCCCACCCAGGATAGCTCTGACAAAGGAAGCTTACAGGTCTCCTCTTTAGGGGAGCTCCCAGGTGTCACAGGCTGCTGTTCTTGTCAGCCTAAGAACGAAAGAAGCAAGATAGTTCCTCAGGGTAGAGCCCAAGGATTCCAGGGCTGAGAGTAGGCCAGGTGGGTCAGGCACTGTGGATTCTGTTTTGGGGTGGGCAGGACCTTGGGAGACATTCAGGGTGTGCACCTCGTTTTGACTGCTGCAGCTGTTCAGGCCTTCTCTCATATGCTGACCTGAGAACCCAGGCCTCAGAGTATGGCTGTCACCTCCCAGATCTTAGAACTCTTGAGGAGGGAAACTGAAAGGATTCCTCAGGATGCAGACTACAGACACAGTTGTGGGCCCTGCAGTATTGGCAGCAGTGGTGGGGCCAAGCTCTGTGATGTCCCTACTGTCGTGAGGTGGATGGTTCCCTCAGTGCTCCTTCAGAGTCCCAGCACTTTCCCCTGCCAGCATCTAGGCCCTATCACTCTGCTGACGTcccccagaggaagaagagaaggggtGCCACATAAGACTCCACTTGCCCAGGGTCTCCCAAGGCTGCTAGCAGGGGCTGCACAGGTTTCAGAGGCGGGAGAGGGGGGCCACCCATATCTAGGCTAGGAGGGCCCATCATACGATTCATCTTTACACCTGACCAAGCCCGCCTCACATCCTCCACAGCTGAGCAGACTTGGCATCCTCAGGTTGCAGCCTTGCTTCTCTGTGAGGGACCCAAGCCCCATGATGGGAGCACAACCTACCACTACCGGCCGCCTCTGCCCAAGGCCTCTCCGGTACCACAGCAGGGTAGAGGCCATCTGTTCTGGGGTAGGGGGTACCCTCCAATCTGCCTTCCCATCTGGGCAGGTTCTCAGCCAGCCCTCACCTGACATCTCCTTGAGCCTGCCCTCCCCGACACCAGAGTGCCTAGAGTCCGCACCCAGTGGCTCCTACCTGAGGTCTCCCAGGCTGGAGCAAAGAGCAGGGCAGGTTTCCGTGGGCCACCCTTTCTCTGCAGTGAGGACCCCTCGGTTCTGCTCAGTGTCGTCACAGCTACTCCTGACAGGGTAGAGTTGGGTCAGGGAGTGGCCCAGGGCTGAGCACAGCCTCTTGGTTTTGGTGGGGCTCTGAATGTCTGCACGGAAAACCTTTCTTTGCTGTCTCTCAGGGTCCTCACGTCAAGGTGGGGCCGCCCCTAGGACTTCACCCCCTACTGGCCCCAGGCCATCCCTGAGGAAGCCTCACCCCTTTCAGACTCTGAAAGCTGAAGTAGGAAACATCACAATGGAAACCCTTCCTTGGGCAGACAGTGAGGACAGGGCTGGGCCCACCTTTCTGCAGTGGGCTCTCCCCTTCACCAGTCTCTTATGGGCCTTGCTTTCATGCCTAGTGAGAGGGTCTGGGCCTTCTTGGCCTGCCGACCTGATGCCCCATCAGACCGATCATCTCGCCTCCCAAGATCCCTGACCCAGAATGGGGAGAGGGCTTATCCTGCCAGCACTTGCCCAGGTCTCTGGGGCTGACACCACTGGTTGGGGTGAATTTCTGTGAGGATACCCCTCTGGCTCTAAGGTGGGCAACATCTCAGTCCTCAAGGTGTTCCTATTTACTCCTGTCAGGGCCTGGGTCCCCTTTCTTCTGCTGGTCTGAGATGTGCCCTGCAGGCCAAGAGCACCATCTCCGTGAGGCCATGACAGTGAAGTGTGGATGGGAGGGGTCATCTGTCAACCATACCTGGGGCCTCATGAGGCAGATGGAAAAGGCAGGTGTCTGCAGTTTCTTCAGGATCCTCCCTCTGACAACTGGCAGAGTCTGGGTCTCGTCCCTTTGCTGACCTGAGTGCAATCACTGCAGTTGAAGCCTCGTCTTCAGATTCCCAAGGTTGAAGTCGGCAACTACATCCAAGGACCCTGCACAGGGCTTCCGAGAGCTGAAAACGGGCTCAGAAGAAGTGGAGACCCATTCTCTTCTGTTTGGCGGGCAATTCAGTCATCCCAGCAGGATCAGTTTGACTCTTGGAATTGCCGGCGCCCCCTCCCCTGAGGGCCACTTCCCTTAATCACGGGTCACCTTGGAGTTCGCAAGAGTCAGAAAAGAGAGGGCAGTGCAGATCCCGACAAACCTACTGGGAGTCTCCCAGGATTGACATCAGGGATGGAACAGGGGTACTGCAGGGACCACACGGTtctggggggcgggggttggACTCCTCAGTCCTCACTCATAAATGTACTTCTCTTGGCTGCTGCCTTCCCTGATTAAATGCTCTCTGGTAGGTTCCTTCTTTTCTGCCAGCTGAGATGCGTTTTGCTCAGCTGCAAACCTTCCAGAGAAAGGTTTCGGTTCCCAAGCTAGATGCTAGATGGGAGAGCAGCACTGCCCCATGACAGGTGGTGGATATTCAGAAAAACAGCTCGTCTTCCTGTGGGTCTCTTCACCAGCCAGACATACACTTTGGAAACATTTTGTTCTAACACTTTATTTCCTACACTGAAGTGGGAGACCAGTGTGATTTGGGGAGGTCCTGCTCTTTTGAAGTTCTCACACTGAATTATCCAGTATagtgatttccatttttcttaagcCTCATTGATATTAAggaatatattttatgaatatattttatttttatatttttatgaagcATATTTTTATGAAGGatctgtttgtgtctgtgttttacCCTTATAGTTGCTATTCCACTTTTAGAACATTCTTTTTATCAAAAATATGTTTtcacttatggacatgggaagagggggaggagagggtgagattgtatggagagagtaacatggaaatttacattaccatttgtaaaatagatagccaatgggaatttgctgtatgcctcaggaaactcaaacagtggctctgtaccaacctagaggggtgggatggggtgggagatgggagtgaGGTTCAAaagaggaggggatatatgtatacctaaggctgattcatgttgaggtttgacagaaaacaacaaaattctataaagcaatcattctttaattaaaacataaataaattaaaaaatatgttttcaaggCCAGGCTTCACTTACTCAAGGTGATTTCAGGTGGTGATTaacacaggctctggagtcataCTGCATCAATCAACCTAATTTTTCCTGAAACTGCCCTGGGCCTACTGGCCTCTGTGGGCTGAGGtggtatgtttaaaaatattcctcccacctcccttcattTGAGGTGTATTTTTGGCTATGGACCTTCACAAACTTGTCTGCCACTTCCCACCCTCTCACCGAGTACCACATCTTTTTTCTCCACCAAGGGTTTCTCATGTTTTTTTGTTTAGACTTAGTTGTTGATATTTTTGGTGGGCTGAAAATGGCCCTCCCAAAGATCTCCTATTCCAATCCCTAGAGCCTTCTTTGGGAAAAGGGTCTTTAAAGATGTAATTAAGAATCTTTCTATGGGGGGATTAgccctggattatccaggtgggtccTAAATAGAATCACATGTTTCCTTACAAGACCGAGGCAGGAGAACTGACAAGCTGAGAAGGCAATGTGAAAGATGGAGCAGAGAGCTATTTGGAGATGTTGACCTTGAAGATTTCAGTCATGTTCccataagccaaggaatgccagaaGTTACAAGAAGCTAGAAAAGGTAAGGAATGGGCTTTCCCCTAGAGCagggggtccccaacctctggggtctaatgcctgatgatctgaggtggagctgatgtaatactAGAAATACAGTACACAATGTCATgctgcttgaatcatcctgaaaccatccctccctctgtccatggaaaaatttGTCTTCCACACAactgatccctggtgccaaaagctTGGGGACCACCAACCTACAGTTTCCAGAGGCATGTGGGCTTTCCAGTAGCATCATTTCAGCCTAATGGAATTGATTTTGGACATCTGGCtttcagaactgtaagagaataaatttctgttgcttaagacACCCAGTTCATGGTAGTTTAATACAGCAATCCTAGGAGACTAatacaacattttttattttctttcattctccgTTCTGTGGTTTTCCAGGTTTGATTTTGGGAGTGGAGGACAGCAGCCCAAACTTGATTGACATTTTAGCAACTATACGTAAAGTCACTAAATCTGTAAGTAACTCAAGGAGAATTGACGTCTTTACCGTATTTTGTTTCACATCAGTGAACATGGCATATTTCAATTTTGaggggacttaaaaaaaaatcttaatctaTCAGGAAAGTTTTATGTTTGCCTTCTTAAAGATATCATATACATTTTTGGTGTGATTTGTAATTCCTTTTAGATGGATTCTGGATTTTGTTGCTGTTACATGTGCTAATTTGTGAATGGGATTTTGTCTATTACATGGGGTAATTAATTATGGCCTTTGTGTGCCAAAGCTTTTCACTTAATTGTATTGGACTAATCTCCCATACATGTTCTTTCtgaagtcttttatttatttggatattCTACACAGTgattccttttaattttctagGCAGATGATGATATTGTTACAAGTATATCTCTTTACAATATTTATATACCTTATTCATTTTGGTATCTGTATCTCTGGCTTTGTGTTCCAGTGCAATTTTGATCAGTAGATGTGAGAATATATGTCTTGTTCATAGACTTGAATGAGAATACTTCTGACATTTTACACCTGACTATGTTTGGTGTATAATTTAGGAAAAGCAAGTTCTTTCTAAGTTTGCTAGAAGTTTGTACCATTAACTCATGTTGAATTTCTCTCAGAGGCTTTTTCTATATCCATTGGCAcaatcatattttttttctcttctaatttGTTATTGTATGGAACtacaactgaaaatattttctaatgttaaatcatattttcatttcttgggCACAGCCCATTTGCTCATTTAATTCACTACTTTGTTGACTATGCTATTTTATGCTATTTATTACTACGTGAATGAGCTTTGTTCAAGTATTCTTTTCATGGGGATGGAGGGCAATGTCCTCATTTGGTTTCTGAAACAAGGAGAGCTGGCTGGGGAAAATGAGTTGCATAATTTCCCCTCTCCCTTTTTGTGGGTATGCTTagaaaaagtttgttttctttctttcagaagaCCACTCTCTAGGTTGTGTGGTATACTTCCATTAGGAGGTGTATAATGCCTGGTCTTTCTTTGTGAAGATGTCAGCAGTCATGATTATTACGTTTATTCAATCCTTTGGGGTACAGAATGTTCATTCTCATTCTTTCTTACTCTACTAGCTGAAATAACCTCTATATGTGAAAACATTTCTTTGTCACCGTGTGGTTATCCTGAGGGAACTTATGTTCCCTTGTATTAAAATCTCTTCATCTAAATTTTGTACAAGTCTATGTCATGCTTTTGTCCTGATCTATTTTTTAGTAACCATATTTGCAAATATAATCATCTTATAAAAACTTATGTTAATTGGCTtctgctgtttctatttcatttttctgcatttatcTTCATTATTTCCTGGTTTCTATTTCTTTAGATTGAATATGCTATTAACTCTGTACTTTCTTGAGGTATTTATCTgttctataatattttattttctaagacaTCTATTGAAAACTATACATTTCTCACTGAGTATCACTTGGGCTGTATCATACAGATAGTATTATATAGCTTCAGTGTACTGCTTAAAAATTTTGCAAGTTGAATATATCATTATTACTTATGCTATTAtaatctatatatgtatgtatatatatacacactgctaaaGTGTGTAAAAACATTTTTGAGTAGGATTTAAGAGGACAAAAAGAGAATATTAAGAGGAGGTTTCATGATCCAGGGTGTTTGGTTTTGGGTTATTAATTATAACAGACACAAACATATTTTGACTATCAGTGACTGAGTTGGGTTTATCCCATAAAGGTGAATAAGTTTAATGCTAGAAAATCTGTCACTAATGATTGGTCACACATGTTAAAGTcagggattgtccaggcaaatAGAAACTACAGTAAagatataacacagggaatttaATGTAGGGGATCAGGTTCACAACTGATAGAAAAGCCGAACAAGGGAGAATTGGGGAACCCAACAATTAGCAACTTGAGGAAGTCACTCCCCACCTCTAtcctgagaagaaaaagaaagatggtaGTATTATTGGAGTCTAATTGTTGCATTCAATAGGATCGGGAGGCATGGTGGGCCAGTCTTAAGGGAGTTGAAGCATGGAGAAAATGTAGCCATGAACGAGAGCCAACCTGATCtagaggaaaaaaggagaaaaactctAGCTGCTTCATTCATCTGCATTGTAATCTCCTGCTGGTGCCTACAGTTGCTGAACCAAGATGGAAAAAATGTTAGTGAGTTTACAAATTACAGGCTGCGGGTGTCAGCCACTACATCATTAGAGAGCAAGGTCAGGGATGAGGGAGggatagtcagttcagtcactcagtcatgtccaactctgtgtgacccatggacctgcagcacaccaggcttccctgtccaccaccatctcccggagcttactcaaactcatgtcctttgagtcagtgatgccatcgcaaccatctcatcctcctgtcatccccgttctcctcctgccttcaatctttcccagcatcagggtcttttccaatgagttggctccttcccatcaaggtggccaaagtattggagctttagcttcagcattaggcccttccaatgaatatttaggactgatttctttaggatggactggttcgatctccttgtagtccaagggactctcaagagtcttctccaacacacagtttcaaaagcatcaattctttggtacgcagctttaaaaaacaaaaattgttttttttaattgaaggataattgctttacagaattttgttgtttttgtcaaACCTCAAACATGAAACAGacatagttatacatatattccctcccttttgatcctccctcccatctcccactgcatcaccacccatctaggttgatacagagcccctgtttgagtttcctgagacatatagcaaattcctgttggctgtctattttacacatggcaatgtaagtttccatgttactctctccatacatctgaccctctcctcccctctcctcatgtccataaatctagtctctctatgtctgtttctccactgctgccctgcaaataaattcttcaatactgtttttctagattcctgtatatatgcattagtatacgatatttatctttctatttctaacttacttcactctgtataataggttctaggttcattcacctcattagaaatgactcaaatgtgttcctttttatggctgagtaatatttcattgtgtatatgaatcaaaacttctttatccactcatctgttgaaagacatcttggttgctttcacattctaactattgtaaatagtgctgcaatgaacaagcactcagcttttttttatggtccaactttcacatccgtacatgacttgCAGtcaaaaccatagtcttgactatacAAAACTTTGTCagcgaagtgatgtctctgctttttaatatgctgtctaggttggtcatagctttacttccaaggagcaagtgtcttttaatttcatggctgccagtcaccatctacagtgaatTTTGgaggcccaagaaaataaagcctgtcactgtttttattgtttgctcatctatttgccatgaagtgatgggaccagaatccatgatcttagttttctgaatgttgagttttaagccagcattttcactctcctcttttactttcatcaagaggctctttagttcctctttgctttctgccatatgggtggtgtagttattcatatttcttgtggcaatcttgattccagcttgtgcttcaatccaactccagcatttcgcatgatgtactcagcatataagttaaataagcagggtgacaaatatacagccttggacatactccctttcccctatttggaaccagtctattgttccatgccccagttctaactgttgcttcttgacatgcatacatgtttctcatgAAGGCTAGTAAGGTGGTCTGcccattcccatctctttgccattcccatctctttaagaattttccacagtttgttgtgatccacatagtcaaagactttggaatatttaatgaagcagatgtttttctggaatgctcttgctttttctatgatccaacatatgttggcaatttggtctctggttcctctgccttttctaaatccaacttgaacttctggaagttctcgattcacgTACAGTTGAAGCATGGCATGgagagtttgagcattactttgctagcttgtgaaatgagtgcaattttgcagtagtttgaacattctttggcattgcctttctttgggactgggaattaaagctgaccttttccagtcctgtggccactgctgggttttccaaatttgctggcatactgagtgcagcactttcatagcatcatcttttaggatttgaaatagctcagctggaattccatcacctccactaactttgttcatagcaatgcttcctaaggcccacttgatttcactgTCTAAGGTgtcctggctctaggtgagggatcacaccattgtggttatctgggtcatgaagatctttttttgtagagTTGTTTTGcatgttcttgccacctcttctttttttttttttttgccacctcttcttaatatcttctgcttctgttaggtccataccatttctgt
This window contains:
- the LOC508073 gene encoding melanoma-associated antigen 10-like, with the translated sequence MSLGQKSECCKLEEDLQAPKEAQGLECVQAPMAQKEEATSCPKSTISSSLTPLIPGTTEEVPATGALSAVQSSQGACFSPTATSATPLSQTDENSRSQLEEEPSISQTPPDPESSLSGELNNKVAELMQFLCVKYVTKEPITKAEMLRSVIREHKENFPEIFSKVCECMEVVFGIEVKEVDPTGHSYELVKTLNLTYDGMLSNDGGMPKTGFLILILGMIFMEGNCAPEEKIWKALNTMGVYAGQEDFIYGEPRKLITKDLVEEQYLQYRQVPHSDPPRYEFLWGPRAYAETSKMKVLEFFAKISGTDPTSFLFWYEEALRDERAQARTAPGDDTTGHGQ